A part of Desulfobacter sp. genomic DNA contains:
- a CDS encoding SAM-dependent methyltransferase, which yields MYLGLRSVMYPVDNLAAAGRWYEKVFDKAPTLLDDTTIGFEVGHDRVWLTTRSEVTPGDIQGASAFWAVSDIDREFLRLQELGATPMQPPLKVSGEFHQAKVTDPFGNIFGIVGLKADPLQSTIDDQASRTALWTTLMRAFSQADSTGMGCEDRLARFFLLPDQQAALDDLNHRSSYMEKFFVVGVYEYVTARTHIFDTFFKEAMDSGFEQIVLLGAGYDSRAYRFAGELDRVRVFEVDAPKTQARKKDCLAQAGIPVPEQVSFVPLNFNTGSLIQALKDAGFDSGKKTFFSWEGVTFYIFPDAVDATLDCIKTHAPRGSTVAFDYIELWPGIFDAFGVKELIAFNRKHQSGESGNRFALEQGQISAFLGDRGFEISDFLDTKDIEDRLKQQDKGFSGNVTASFRIVRARTSPGE from the coding sequence ATGTATCTGGGATTGCGGTCGGTTATGTACCCGGTGGACAACCTTGCGGCCGCCGGGAGGTGGTATGAAAAAGTCTTTGACAAGGCGCCAACCCTTTTGGACGACACCACCATCGGGTTTGAGGTCGGCCATGACCGGGTCTGGCTGACCACCCGATCCGAGGTGACGCCGGGGGATATCCAGGGCGCTTCGGCCTTCTGGGCGGTCTCCGATATTGACAGGGAATTCCTGCGGCTGCAGGAGCTGGGCGCGACGCCAATGCAACCGCCCCTCAAAGTGAGCGGGGAGTTTCACCAGGCCAAGGTGACAGATCCGTTTGGAAATATTTTCGGCATCGTCGGCCTGAAGGCAGATCCTCTGCAAAGCACCATTGACGACCAGGCCTCCAGGACAGCCTTGTGGACGACCTTGATGCGGGCTTTTTCCCAGGCGGATTCCACGGGTATGGGATGTGAAGACCGACTGGCCCGTTTTTTCCTTCTTCCGGACCAGCAGGCGGCTCTGGACGATCTGAACCATCGTTCAAGCTATATGGAAAAATTTTTCGTCGTCGGCGTTTATGAATATGTCACAGCCCGGACCCATATCTTTGACACCTTCTTTAAGGAGGCGATGGACAGTGGATTTGAACAGATCGTACTCCTGGGTGCCGGGTACGACAGCCGAGCGTATAGATTTGCAGGGGAGCTTGACCGGGTAAGGGTATTCGAGGTAGATGCCCCCAAAACCCAGGCCAGAAAGAAAGACTGCCTTGCCCAGGCCGGTATCCCTGTACCAGAGCAGGTATCTTTTGTCCCCCTGAATTTCAACACCGGCTCCCTTATCCAGGCTCTGAAGGATGCCGGATTTGATTCTGGAAAAAAGACCTTCTTCTCCTGGGAGGGGGTAACCTTTTACATCTTCCCGGATGCTGTTGACGCGACGTTAGACTGCATAAAAACCCATGCTCCCCGGGGGTCGACCGTTGCCTTTGACTACATTGAATTGTGGCCGGGCATATTCGATGCTTTTGGGGTAAAGGAGCTGATTGCCTTCAACCGGAAACACCAGTCCGGGGAGTCCGGAAACCGGTTTGCCCTTGAACAGGGTCAAATCAGTGCTTTCCTGGGGGACCGGGGATTTGAAATCTCTGACTTTCTGGATACAAAAGATATCGAAGACCGCTTAAAACAACAGGATAAAGGGTTTTCCGGCAATGTAACCGCAAGTTTCAGGATCGTCCGGGCCAGGACCAGTCCTGGAGAATAA
- a CDS encoding TetR/AcrR family transcriptional regulator, giving the protein MPPKFKFTKDQILNTALHLVRKKGWTALSTRTLASALGTSAKPIYSFFKSMDDLEEALVIETLNLMYCRMRQPVTGDPWIDHGIGYVMFARSDNHLFRGSNNEKNIRHFKHHGEGIWKKCTDSLAGYSGFAGLTPDEIYQVQLTRWLLCHGLAFQLSNPPPATWDDDTIIKVVKDGSIAILEGLKGQRT; this is encoded by the coding sequence GTGCCGCCTAAATTTAAATTTACCAAAGACCAGATACTGAATACTGCGCTTCACCTTGTCCGGAAGAAGGGTTGGACAGCGCTATCCACACGGACCCTGGCAAGTGCCCTGGGAACATCGGCCAAGCCCATTTATTCTTTTTTTAAATCCATGGACGATCTGGAAGAGGCGCTGGTCATAGAAACATTGAACCTTATGTACTGCCGGATGAGGCAACCCGTTACAGGCGATCCTTGGATTGACCATGGCATTGGCTATGTCATGTTTGCCCGCTCGGACAATCATTTGTTCAGGGGCAGTAATAATGAAAAAAATATTCGTCATTTCAAACACCATGGGGAGGGGATATGGAAAAAGTGTACCGACTCTCTGGCCGGATATTCTGGATTTGCCGGCCTGACTCCCGATGAAATTTATCAGGTCCAACTTACCCGGTGGCTGCTCTGCCATGGCCTGGCCTTTCAATTGAGCAATCCCCCCCCTGCGACCTGGGATGACGACACCATTATCAAGGTGGTAAAGGACGGAAGCATCGCTATCCTTGAGGGACTCAAAGGACAGCGGACATAA
- a CDS encoding phosphoribosyltransferase, with product MLEKIDVSPACGLYRMAGKKDAAIERIIATTPETRAIANDPRVMGIDYTRRLQQACSHVLNALSVNGLTCLEETETIVFNILRGGLNFGLREALGDAFGWNCHGSSFISAQRARDDDSPEQWHIVEGDYSKVYMPNRASIVIGDVVATGTSLEHAMKALVAEAENQGADLRSVVFFTIGSPRAAEILAATDAMCRKRFPGFEKTVLVYLEGCFAVPAPETRLSIKITGTDLLRLNAVMAPEFVASQYEDPAYPIQRCTIYDAGSRAFWTPEYLADLEDYWTRVREIAGSGVSYRAFLEERFPELDADRFGDVDLGKVSDEELAWIKGFTQ from the coding sequence ATGCTTGAAAAAATAGATGTCAGTCCTGCCTGCGGCCTCTATCGCATGGCAGGGAAAAAGGATGCCGCCATTGAGCGCATCATCGCCACTACCCCGGAAACCCGGGCCATCGCCAACGATCCCAGGGTCATGGGAATCGATTATACCCGCCGCCTGCAGCAGGCCTGTTCACATGTGCTCAACGCCCTTTCAGTTAACGGCCTCACCTGTCTTGAAGAAACCGAGACCATTGTATTCAATATTTTAAGGGGCGGGCTGAATTTCGGCCTGCGGGAGGCCCTGGGCGATGCCTTTGGCTGGAACTGCCACGGCTCTTCCTTTATTTCGGCCCAGCGGGCCAGGGATGATGATTCCCCGGAACAATGGCATATTGTGGAAGGCGATTATTCCAAAGTCTACATGCCCAACCGGGCGAGCATCGTCATCGGGGATGTGGTGGCCACGGGCACCAGCCTGGAGCATGCAATGAAGGCCCTGGTGGCCGAGGCCGAGAACCAGGGGGCGGATCTGCGTTCCGTGGTCTTTTTCACCATCGGCAGTCCCCGGGCCGCCGAGATCCTGGCGGCCACCGATGCCATGTGCAGGAAACGGTTCCCCGGGTTTGAAAAGACCGTCCTGGTTTACCTGGAAGGCTGTTTCGCCGTGCCGGCGCCTGAGACCCGGCTCTCCATCAAGATTACAGGAACCGACCTGCTGCGGCTAAACGCCGTCATGGCCCCTGAATTTGTGGCCTCCCAGTATGAAGATCCCGCCTATCCCATCCAGCGCTGCACCATTTACGATGCCGGGTCCAGGGCCTTCTGGACGCCGGAGTACCTTGCGGATCTTGAGGATTACTGGACAAGGGTCAGGGAAATCGCCGGCAGTGGCGTCTCTTACCGCGCCTTCCTGGAGGAACGGTTTCCGGAACTGGATGCGGACCGGTTCGGAGATGTGGACCTGGGAAAAGTTAGTGACGAAGAATTGGCCTGGATAAAGGGATTCACACAGTAA
- a CDS encoding response regulator yields MPIKSFVIRIVLAILTLGLSLPVTGVAGREMVFKTLADIESQAMVFHRDRDGFIWIGTYVDGLYRFDGKRLKHYVSASEFIRSNNIPAILEDREGRLWFASAGGGLTRFDKDTDTVTHFTHDPENPSSISSDSFFWNGKNCLDQDRAGFLWVGTIGGGLNRFDDKTDTFKSFRHDPGNRLSIASDNVRAVLADSRGAVWAGTEKGLSRMDKNQSGFRAMPLVPGETAPKLVMAVFEDSRGQIWAGTENNGLYRYDGTRFTAFRSDPDDENSIGADRIVHITELGDGRLLISHEDRSSLYLPGENRFIRLAGPDTDLTMAFSDPATGRVWGLTDRGKLMVYNPHAMLFRQYDARPGTREGLSSEVVVSIFEGSRGALWISTLKGFNKYDPATGRFTHFFHDPGDPGSIPSTADYSPGIFEDSFGTLWIGSSVPSALSVFDRDKEKIVKTYYPDPGDPDSLPDGQQINRMIQDRDDPRIMWISTAKGLVRFDTRTEKFTTFGHDNSWSLMDDGQGIIWLSTWGRGLGRFDKNSAAFTYLRHDPNDAKSISDNLLVPIFTASDGRIWVGTENGLNRFDRETKRFQRFRRKDGYPFDAVHSIGEAPGGALWLGTNQGLVRFEPSTGKARAFTREDGVQSVMFYANNGITSKSGEMWFGGTRGMTSFFPGDLKTNTHIPAVKLCELRQGGAPMPAGRAPERLESITLDWRQNFFEFEFAAFDYANPKKNQYAFMLEGFDKDWFYSGHNNFGRYSGLPPGRYRLKLKGSNNDGIWNEEGTGIIVHVRPPFWQTGWFYTLLGSGALFILGIIIFYLVRLNREVRERKTAQADLRQSNRRLRQLDRLKDEFLANTSHELRTPLTGIIGLSESLLDGSAGPVPPGAQKDLAMIIASGRRLASLVNDILDFSKLRHKDLKLKIRPVDLKSLTDVVLAISAPLTAGKPLALENRIPGGLPLALGDEDRIQQILFNLVGNAVKFTPEGHVAVTASVKDGLLETRVMDTGIGIPREKHGTIFESFEQVDGSSEREFSGTGLGLAVSKQLVELHGGTIGLASRPNAGSEFFFTLPTAPEESRRPPAAPALFKLMDLEKDEIQYTGPDQKIDLPGTAADLPHILVVDDEAVNLRVLSNQLSTANYRVTQVSSGPDALKALDKTAGQGDAFDLILLDVMMPRMSGYEVCRKLREKYPRDRLPVVMLTAKNRAEDLAAGLAAGANDYLTKPFNKTELLARIKSHRELKTLIQKREESQAALAVSEEKFRSLFNNLVDAFFRTDAQGRISLVSPSFEKVTGVPPDQAVGMHLSQILDIRPEDRKRFIGQLEKNGELEGFELSLKHQKGHRVTVVTSARYYREDEEAPPAGVEGIFRDITQQKELEKQLIQSQKMEAIGTLAGGIAHDFNNILAAILGNAELGVMKNPQGPNRERFDKVIKASIRARDLVSQILDFSRQTKVNPTPVKLSRIAKEVTKLLRASLPSTIEIRTRIDSEASVMADPTQIHQVLMNLGTNAAYAMKENGGTLTISLGETSHAPSMVPPSGKPGRFIRLSVKDTGTGMPPEVMGWIFDPFFTTKPKGQGTGMGLAVAHGIITRYKGGITVDSTPGKGTRFDIFLPVLEGTVQDESDARSPLLPGGKERILFVDDEPFQTELFTEMLGNLGYRVTAETDSRKALEIFRRSPDRFDAVVTDMTMPGLPGDRLSREMLTLRPDIPILLCTGYSDRISRETALKMGIRAYARKPLGMAEMARHLREILD; encoded by the coding sequence ATGCCGATAAAATCCTTTGTCATTCGTATCGTCCTGGCGATCCTGACCCTGGGTCTGTCCCTGCCGGTCACGGGCGTGGCCGGCAGGGAAATGGTGTTCAAAACCCTTGCGGACATTGAATCCCAGGCCATGGTCTTCCACAGGGACCGGGACGGATTTATCTGGATCGGAACCTATGTAGACGGCCTCTACCGGTTTGACGGGAAACGCCTCAAACACTATGTCAGCGCCTCGGAATTTATCCGGTCCAACAATATCCCGGCCATTCTGGAGGACCGGGAGGGGAGGCTCTGGTTTGCCTCGGCCGGCGGTGGGCTCACCCGGTTTGACAAGGATACCGATACGGTCACCCATTTTACCCACGACCCTGAAAACCCCAGCTCCATCAGTTCCGACAGTTTTTTCTGGAACGGAAAAAACTGCCTGGACCAGGACCGGGCGGGATTTTTATGGGTCGGCACCATCGGCGGGGGGCTGAACCGGTTTGACGACAAAACGGACACATTCAAAAGCTTCCGCCATGACCCTGGAAACAGGCTGAGCATCGCCTCGGACAATGTCCGGGCGGTGCTGGCGGACAGCCGGGGCGCCGTCTGGGCCGGGACGGAAAAGGGGCTGAGCCGGATGGATAAAAATCAATCCGGATTCAGGGCCATGCCCCTGGTCCCCGGGGAAACCGCACCGAAACTGGTCATGGCCGTATTTGAAGACAGCCGGGGGCAGATATGGGCGGGTACGGAGAACAACGGACTCTACCGGTACGACGGGACAAGATTCACGGCCTTCAGGAGCGATCCCGACGACGAAAACAGCATCGGCGCCGACCGGATCGTCCACATCACGGAATTAGGGGACGGCCGCCTTCTCATTTCCCACGAAGACCGATCCTCCCTCTACCTGCCCGGCGAAAACCGGTTTATCCGGCTGGCGGGGCCGGACACGGACCTGACCATGGCCTTTTCCGATCCCGCCACCGGCCGGGTCTGGGGGCTCACCGATCGGGGCAAACTCATGGTCTACAACCCCCATGCCATGCTGTTCAGGCAGTACGATGCCCGTCCCGGCACCCGGGAGGGCCTCAGCTCGGAGGTGGTGGTTTCCATCTTCGAGGGCAGCAGGGGCGCTCTATGGATTTCCACCCTCAAGGGGTTCAATAAATATGATCCTGCCACCGGCCGGTTCACCCATTTTTTCCATGATCCAGGGGACCCGGGATCCATCCCCTCCACAGCCGATTATTCCCCGGGAATCTTTGAAGACAGCTTCGGCACCCTGTGGATCGGCAGCTCGGTTCCCTCTGCCCTGTCTGTGTTTGACAGGGATAAAGAAAAAATAGTCAAAACCTATTACCCGGACCCGGGGGACCCGGACAGCCTGCCTGACGGCCAGCAGATCAACCGGATGATCCAGGACCGGGACGATCCCCGGATTATGTGGATTTCAACGGCCAAGGGCCTGGTCCGCTTCGACACCCGGACCGAAAAATTTACCACCTTCGGCCATGACAACTCCTGGTCCCTGATGGACGACGGCCAGGGCATCATCTGGCTCTCCACCTGGGGCAGGGGCCTGGGGCGGTTTGACAAAAACTCCGCCGCTTTTACCTATCTGCGACATGATCCCAACGATGCAAAGAGTATCAGCGACAACCTTCTGGTTCCCATCTTCACGGCCTCGGACGGACGGATCTGGGTCGGCACGGAAAACGGGCTGAACCGCTTTGACCGGGAAACAAAGAGGTTCCAGCGGTTCAGGCGGAAAGACGGCTATCCCTTTGATGCGGTCCACTCCATCGGCGAGGCGCCCGGGGGCGCGCTGTGGCTGGGAACCAACCAGGGGCTGGTCCGGTTTGAGCCGTCCACGGGCAAGGCCCGGGCCTTTACCCGGGAGGACGGGGTGCAAAGCGTGATGTTCTACGCCAACAACGGCATCACCTCCAAAAGCGGGGAGATGTGGTTCGGGGGCACCCGGGGCATGACCTCATTTTTCCCCGGAGACCTGAAGACCAACACCCATATCCCGGCGGTAAAATTATGCGAACTCCGACAGGGCGGCGCCCCTATGCCGGCCGGCAGGGCTCCGGAACGGCTTGAATCCATTACCCTGGACTGGCGGCAGAATTTCTTTGAGTTTGAATTCGCCGCCTTTGACTATGCCAACCCAAAGAAAAACCAGTACGCCTTCATGCTGGAGGGGTTTGACAAGGACTGGTTCTATTCCGGCCACAATAATTTCGGCCGGTATTCAGGCCTTCCCCCGGGCCGGTACCGCTTGAAGCTGAAAGGTTCCAACAACGACGGTATCTGGAACGAGGAGGGAACCGGGATCATTGTACATGTGCGCCCCCCCTTCTGGCAGACCGGCTGGTTCTACACCCTGCTGGGGTCCGGGGCCCTGTTCATCCTGGGCATTATCATATTCTACCTGGTCCGGCTCAACCGGGAAGTCCGGGAAAGAAAAACCGCCCAGGCGGACCTGCGGCAGTCCAACCGGCGGCTGCGGCAGCTGGACCGGCTCAAGGATGAATTCCTGGCCAATACCTCCCATGAACTGCGGACCCCGCTGACCGGCATCATCGGGCTTTCCGAATCCCTTTTGGACGGCTCGGCCGGCCCGGTTCCCCCGGGCGCCCAAAAGGACCTGGCCATGATCATCGCATCGGGGAGGCGGCTGGCCAGCCTGGTCAACGATATCCTGGACTTTTCAAAGCTGCGCCACAAGGACCTGAAACTGAAGATCAGACCCGTGGATTTAAAGAGCCTCACCGATGTGGTCCTGGCCATCTCCGCCCCCCTGACCGCAGGAAAGCCCCTGGCCCTTGAAAACCGGATCCCCGGCGGCCTGCCCCTGGCCCTGGGGGATGAGGACCGCATCCAGCAAATTCTCTTCAACCTGGTGGGAAATGCCGTAAAATTCACCCCGGAAGGCCATGTGGCCGTCACCGCATCCGTAAAAGACGGCCTGCTTGAAACCCGGGTGATGGATACGGGCATCGGCATCCCCCGGGAAAAGCACGGGACAATTTTCGAATCCTTTGAACAGGTGGACGGCTCCTCAGAAAGGGAGTTCTCGGGCACCGGCCTGGGCCTGGCCGTGAGCAAACAACTGGTGGAACTGCACGGGGGCACCATCGGCCTTGCCTCCCGCCCCAATGCGGGGTCTGAATTTTTCTTCACCCTGCCCACCGCCCCGGAAGAGAGCCGGCGCCCCCCCGCCGCCCCCGCCCTGTTTAAACTCATGGACCTGGAAAAGGATGAGATCCAATACACGGGCCCGGACCAGAAAATCGACCTGCCCGGTACCGCCGCAGACCTCCCCCACATCCTTGTGGTGGATGATGAAGCCGTCAACCTGAGGGTACTTTCCAACCAGCTCTCCACGGCAAACTACCGGGTCACCCAGGTATCCAGCGGCCCCGACGCCCTGAAGGCCCTGGACAAGACAGCCGGACAGGGAGACGCCTTTGACCTCATCCTCCTGGATGTGATGATGCCCAGGATGTCCGGCTACGAAGTCTGCAGGAAACTGAGGGAAAAATACCCCAGGGACCGGCTGCCCGTGGTCATGCTCACGGCCAAAAACCGGGCCGAAGACCTGGCCGCCGGCCTGGCCGCAGGGGCCAACGACTACCTGACCAAACCCTTTAACAAAACCGAACTCCTGGCCCGGATCAAAAGCCATCGGGAACTAAAGACCCTGATCCAGAAACGGGAGGAAAGCCAGGCGGCCCTGGCGGTCAGTGAAGAAAAATTCCGCAGCCTTTTCAACAACCTGGTTGACGCCTTTTTCAGGACCGATGCCCAGGGCCGGATCAGCCTGGTATCCCCTTCCTTTGAAAAGGTCACAGGCGTTCCACCGGATCAGGCCGTCGGGATGCACCTGAGCCAGATCCTGGACATCCGGCCTGAGGACAGGAAACGATTCATCGGCCAGCTTGAAAAAAACGGAGAACTGGAAGGCTTCGAACTGAGCCTCAAGCACCAAAAGGGCCACCGGGTGACGGTGGTCACATCGGCCCGGTATTACCGGGAAGATGAAGAGGCCCCGCCGGCCGGGGTGGAGGGGATATTCAGGGATATCACCCAGCAAAAAGAGCTGGAAAAACAGCTGATCCAGTCCCAGAAAATGGAGGCCATCGGCACCCTGGCCGGGGGAATCGCCCACGATTTCAACAATATCCTGGCCGCCATCCTGGGCAACGCCGAACTGGGAGTGATGAAAAACCCCCAGGGTCCTAACCGGGAGCGGTTTGACAAGGTGATCAAGGCCAGCATACGTGCCCGGGACCTGGTCAGCCAGATTCTGGATTTCTCAAGGCAGACCAAGGTCAACCCGACACCGGTGAAGCTCAGCCGAATCGCCAAAGAAGTCACCAAGCTGCTGCGGGCCAGTCTGCCGTCAACCATTGAAATCCGCACCCGGATAGACTCCGAGGCCTCGGTCATGGCGGACCCCACCCAGATTCACCAGGTGCTGATGAACCTGGGCACCAATGCCGCCTATGCCATGAAAGAAAACGGCGGCACCCTGACCATTTCCCTGGGGGAGACCTCCCATGCGCCGTCCATGGTACCCCCATCCGGGAAACCGGGCCGGTTCATCCGCCTTTCGGTGAAGGATACGGGGACCGGTATGCCCCCGGAGGTGATGGGCTGGATATTTGATCCCTTTTTCACCACCAAGCCCAAGGGCCAGGGAACGGGGATGGGCCTTGCCGTGGCCCACGGCATCATTACACGGTACAAAGGCGGTATCACCGTGGACAGCACACCGGGCAAAGGGACCCGGTTTGATATATTTCTGCCCGTACTAGAAGGGACCGTCCAGGATGAAAGTGACGCCAGGAGCCCGCTGCTGCCCGGGGGAAAAGAGCGGATTCTCTTTGTGGATGACGAGCCTTTTCAAACGGAATTGTTCACAGAGATGCTCGGCAACCTGGGGTATCGGGTCACCGCTGAAACAGACAGCCGCAAGGCCCTGGAGATATTCCGCCGGTCACCGGACCGCTTCGACGCCGTTGTCACGGACATGACCATGCCCGGACTGCCCGGGGACCGTCTCAGCCGGGAAATGCTGACCCTGAGACCGGATATCCCCATCCTGCTCTGTACCGGTTACAGTGACCGGATCTCCCGGGAAACAGCCCTTAAGATGGGCATCCGGGCATATGCCAGAAAACCGCTGGGCATGGCGGAAATGGCCCGCCACCTCAGGGAGATACTGGATTAA